From a single Arachis hypogaea cultivar Tifrunner chromosome 3, arahy.Tifrunner.gnm2.J5K5, whole genome shotgun sequence genomic region:
- the LOC112791250 gene encoding protein CELLULOSE SYNTHASE INTERACTIVE 1 — protein MERNGDGRVQDSEPPTPHSVLKMGLRDRTSSMEDPDGTLASVAQCIEQLRQSSSSAHEKEYSLRQLLELIEMRENAFSAVGSHSQAVPVLVSLLRSGSLNVKIQAATVLGTLCKENELRVKVLLGGCIPPLLGLLKSSSTEGQIAAAKTIYAVSQDGVKDHVGSKIFSTEGVVPVLWQQLQKGLKSANVVESLLTGALKNLASNTEGFWGATMQAGGVDILVKLLATGQPGTLANVCFLLASVMMEDASACSKVLSADVTKQLLKLLGPGNDDSVRAEAAGALKSLSSQCKEARREIANANGIPALINATIAPSKEFMQGECAQALQENAMCALANISGGLSFVISSLGQSLDSCTTPTQVADTLGALASALMIYDNKAESTRASDPSVVEQTLLKQFKPRLPFLVQERTIEALASLYGNPILSLKLANSGAKHLLVGLITMASNEVQDELTKSLLTLCNGEASLWRAIQGREGIQLLISLLGLSSEQQQECAVALLCLLTSENDESKWAITAAGGIPPLVQILETGSAKAKEDSATILKNLCNHSEDIRACVESADAVPALLWLLKNGSPNGKDIAAKTLNHLIHKSDTTTISQLTALLTSDQPESKIYILDALRSMLSVAPLSDILREGSAPSDAFDTMIALLSSTKEETQAKSASALAGIFESRKDIRESSIAIKALSSALKLINVESESILMESSHCLASIFLSIKENRDVAAIARPALSRLVALANSSVLEVAEMATCAVANIILDSEIAEKAVTEEVILPATKVLREGTISGKAHAAAAIARLLHSRKVDSDVTDCVNRAGTVLALVSFLDSAISGSIATSEALEALAILSRSEESSTHNKSACAVLAEFPKSISPIVLSIVDSAPMLQDKAIEILSRLCKDLPIVLGDNVVTASGCISSIAKRISSSTNVKVKIGGAALLISAAKANHQRLMEDLNSSNLCANLIRSLVDISAEPSLGNQGDDKKELISICRSTQEEANDGESNTGTAIISGADLAIWLLSILACHDEKSRSIIMEAGAIDVLTDRISNCFSQYSQIDYKEDSSMWICALLLAILFQDRDIIRTHATIKSVPALASLLKSEELANKYFAAQAIASLVCNGSRGTLLSVANSGAAGGLISLLGSADTDIHDLLELSEEFLLVRYPDQVALERLFRVDDIRVGATSRKAMPALVDLLKPIPDRPGAPFLALGLLIQLGRDCPSNKLIMVEAGALEALTKYLSLSPQDATEEAATDLLGILFSTADIRKHESAFGAVAQLVAVLRLGGRAARLSAAKALESLFTADHIRNAEMARQAVQPLVEILSTGSEREQHAAIAALVRLLNENPSKALAVADVEMNAVDVLCRILSSDCSVELKGDAAELCCALFGNTRIRSTMASARCVEPLVSLLVTEFSPAQLSVVRALDRLVDDEQLAELVAAHGAVVPLVGLLYGRNYLLHEAISRALVKLGKDRPACKMEMVKAGVVESILSILHEAPDYLCAAFAELLRILTNNATIAKGQSAAKVVEPLFMLLTRQEFMPEGLHSTLQVLVNILEHPQCRADHTLSSRQVIEPLIPLLDSPIPAVQQLAAELLSHLLVEEHLQKDPVTQQVIGPLIRVLSSGIHILQQRAVKALVSIALTWPNEIAKEGGVVEISKVILQADPSIPHALWESSASVLSCILQFSSEFYLEVPIAVLVRLLRSGSESTVIGALNALLVLESDDGTSAVAMAESGAIEALLELLRSHQCEETAARLLEVLLNNVKIRETKVTKSAIVPLSQYLLDPQTQAQQARLLATLALGDLFQNEGLARTADAVSACRALVNVLEEQPTEEMKVVAICALQNLVMYSRSNRRAVAEAGGVQVVLDLISSSEPDTSIQAAMFIKLLFSNNTIQEYASSETVRAITAAIEKDLWASGTVNEEYLKALNSLFSNFPRLRATEPATLSIPHLVTSLKTGSEACQEAALDALFLLRQAWSACPAEVSRAQSIAAADAIPFLQYLIQSGPPRFQEKAEFLLQCLPGTLVVIIKRGNNMKQSVGNPSVYCKLTLGNTPPRQTKVVSTGPNPEWDESFSWSFESPPKGQKLHISCKNKSKVGKSKFGKVTIQIDRVVMLGAVAGEYALLPQSKSGPPRNLEIEFQWSNKPIVNAAEAAAAAAAE, from the exons ATG GAACGAAATGGTGACGGAAGGGTTCAAGATTCAGAGCCCCCAACTCCACATTCTGTTCTAAAGATGGGATTGAG GGATCGAACCAGCAGCATGGAGGATCCAGATGGAACATTAGCAAGCGTTGCCCAGTGCATTGAACAACTGCGCCAGAGCTCATCTTCAGCACATGAGAAAGAGTATTCCTTAAGGCAGTTATTGGAGCTTATAGAGATGCGAGAAAATGCTTTTAGTGCTGTTGGATCTCACTCTCAAGCAGTTCCAGTACTTGTTTCCCTTCTTCGGTCGGGTTCATTGAATGTAAAGATACAGGCAGCAACTGTCCTGGGCACCCTTTGTAAAGAAAATGAGCTGAGGGTGAAAGTCTTGCTTGGAGGATGCATTCCTCCGTTGCTTGGTCTTCTAAAGTCTAGTTCCACGGAAGGGCAAATTGCTGCTGCCAAGACTATTTATGCTGTCTCTCAAGATGGTGTGAAAGATCATGTTGGTTCGAAAATATTTTCAACTGAAGGTGTTGTACCAGTGCTCTGGCAGCAGCTGCAGAAGGGCTTGAAATCAGCAAATGTAGTCGAAAGTTTATTGACTGGAGCATTGAAAAATCTCGCCAGCAATACTGAGGGATTCTGGGGTGCAACCATGCAAGCTGGAGGAGTGGACATATTAGTCAAGTTACTGGCAACAGGACAGCCTGGCACCTTAGCTAATGTGTGTTTTTTGCTTGCTTCTGTTATGATGGAGGATGCATCTGCATGCTCAAAGGTGTTATCAGCAGACGTGACAAAACAACTCCTCAAACTATTAGGCCCTGGTAATGATGACTCTGTCAGGGCTGAAGCAGCTGGTGCTCTTAAGTCTCTATCTTCCCAGTGCAAAGAGGCAAGAAGAGAGATAGCAAATGCTAATGGTATTCCTGCATTAATCAATGCCACAATAGCTCCTTCCAAAGAGTTCATGCAAGGTGAGTGTGCTCAAGCATTACAGGAGAATGCAATGTGTGCTCTAGCAAACATATCTGGTGGTTTGTCTTTTGTCATATCTAGCCTTGGTCAAAGCCTTGACTCGTGCACCACACCTACCCAGGTTGCTGACACATTAGGAGCATTAGCTTCAGCTCTCATGATATATGATAACAAGGCAGAATCTACTAGAGCATCAGATCCTTCAGTGGTTGAACAAACATTACTCAAACAGTTTAAACCTCGCTTGCCCTTCCTTGTTCAGGAACGGACCATTGAAGCGCTTGCTAGTTTGTATGGAAATCCCATACTCTCGCTTAAACTTGCGAATTCTGGTGCAAAACATTTGCTTGTTGGTTTGATAACAATGGCTTCCAATGAAGTGCAAGATGAGCTCACAAAATCTCTCTTGACCTTGTGCAATGGTGAAGCCAGTCTATGGCGTGCAATTCAAGGCCGTGAAGGAATTCAACTATTGATATCTCTTCTTGGGCTTTCATCAGAACAGCAGCAAGAATGTGCAGTTGCCTTGCTTTGCCTTCTAACTAGTGAAAATGATGAAAGTAAATGGGCCATTACTGCTGCTGGCGGTATACCTCCACTTGTTCAAATTCTAGAGACAGGATCTGCAAAAGCAAAGGAAGACTCAGCAACCATCCTTAAGAACTTGTGCAACCACAGTGAAGACATACGAGCATGTGTCGAAAGTGCCGATGCTGTTCCTGCATTGTTGTGGCTATTGAAGAATGGAAGCCCAAATGGGAAGGATATTGCAGCAAAGACATTAAATCATTTAATTCATAAATCTGATACTACGACTATCAGTCAGCTTACAGCATTATTGACTAGTGATCAGCCTGAATCTAAGATCTACATTCTGGATGCTTTGAGAAGTATGCTTTCTGTTGCACCTCTTAGTGACATTCTACGTGAAGGTAGTGCTCCTAGTGATGCATTTGATACCATGATAGCATTGCTGAGTTCTACCAAGGAAGAAACTCAGGCAAAGTCAGCATCAGCTCTGGCAGGAATTTTTGAATCAAGGAAAGACATTCGTGAAAGCAGCATTGCTATTAAAGCTCTTAGTTCAGCCCTGAAATTGATTAATGTTGAATCTGAAAGTATCCTGATGGAGTCCTCACACTGCCTGGCTTCAATATTTCTATCCATCAAAGAAAACAGGGATGTAGCTGCTATTGCTAGACCTGCATTATCCCGCTTAGTTGCACTCGCTAACTCTTCAGTTTTGGAAGTTGCAGAGATGGCAACATGTGCTGTGGCAAACATTATTTTGGATAGTGAAATTGCAGAAAAAGCTGTTACAGAAGAAGTTATCTTGCCTGCCACCAAAGTATTACGTGAAGGCACAATCTCTGGAAAAGCCCATGCAGCTGCAGCAATTGCTCGCCTCTTACACTCCCGGAAAGTTGATTCTGACGTAACCGATTGCGTAAATCGTGCTGGCACTGTTCTTGCATTAGTTTCTTTCTTAGATTCTGCTATTAGTGGATCTATTGCCACATCAGAGGCTCTAGAAGCTCTTGCCATTCTGTCCAGGTCAGAAGAGTCCAGCACACACAATAAATCGGCTTGTGCAGTTTTGGCTGAATTCCCAAAGAGCATAAGTCCAATAGTCTTATCTATTGTTGATTCAGCACCAATGTTGCAGGATAAAGCTATTGAGATATTGTCTCGATTATGCAAGGATCTACCTATTGTTTTAGGTGACAATGTTGTTACTGCATCTGGATGTATATCTTCAATAGCTAAGAGAATAAGTAGTTCCACAAATGTGAAGGTCAAAATTGGGGGAGCTGCACTTCTAATTTCTGCAGCAAAAGCAAATCATCAGAGACTTATGGAGGATCTCAATTCATCAAACTTGTGTGCTAATCTTATTCGGTCTCTAGTTGATATTTCTGCAGAGCCTTCTCTGGGTAATCAAGGTGATGACAAGAAGGAGCTAATCAGCATATGCAGGAGTACACAAGAAGAGGCCAATGATGGTGAATCAAACACTGGCACGGCCATTATATCTGGTGCTGACTTAGCTATATGGTTATTATCTATTCTTGCTTGTCATGATGAAAAAAGTAGAAGTATCATAATGGAGGCTGGAGCAATTGATGTTCTAACTGACAGGATCTCAAATTGTTTCTCACAATATTCCCAG ATTGACTACAAAGAAGATAGCAGCATGTGGATTTGTGCTTTGTTGTTAGCAATACTATTTCAAGATAGAGATATCATACGCACACATGCAACCATAAAATCTGTACCAGCACTTGCCAGTTTATTGAAGTCAGAAGAATTAGCAAACAAATATTTTGCTGCACAAGCAATAGCTAGCCTTGTCTGTAACGGTAGCAGGGGAACGCTTCTGTCTGTAGCAAATTCTGGTGCAGCTGGTGGACTTATCTCCTTGCTTGGCAGTGCTGATACTGATATTCATGATCTTCTGGAATTGTCAGAAGAATTTTTGTTGGTGCGTTATCCTGATCAAGTTGCTCTTGAGAGGTTGTTTAGAGTTGATGATATAAGAGTTGGTGCCACTTCTCGGAAGGCAATGCCTGCCCTTGTTGATCTGCTCAAACCAATTCCAGATCGCCCAGGAGCCCCATTTTTAGCACTTGGGCTTTTGATTCAGCTTGGTAGAGATTGCCCATCCAATAAGCTTATAATGGTAGAGGCTGGAGCCTTAGAAGCACTTACGAAGTATCTTTCACTAAGTCCACAAGATGCAACTGAAGAAGCTGCTACAGATCTGCTAGGAATTCTGTTTAGCACTGCTGATATACGAAAACATGAGTCAGCATTCGGTGCTGTTGCTCAACTCGTTGCTGTCCTACGGCTAGGAGGAAGAGCTGCCAGGTTAAGTGCTGCAAAAGCCTTGGAAAGTTTATTCACTGCTGATCACATTAGAAATGCAGAGATGGCTCGCCAAGCTGTTCAACCTTTGGTGGAGATTCTTAGTACTGGTTCAGAGAGAGAGCAGCATGCTGCAATTGCTGCATTGGTTCGGTTACTGAATGAAAACCCATCAAAAGCACTTGCTGTTGCAGATGTTGAGATGAATGCAGTGGATGTTCTTTGCAGGATCCTTTCATCGGATTGTTCAGTGGAACTCAAGGGGGATGCTGCTGAATTATGTTGTGCACTTTTTGGAAATACAAGGATTCGATCCACAATGGCTTCTGCCCGCTGTGTCGAACCACTAGTCTCTCTCCTTGTAACTGAGTTTAGTCCTGCTCAGCTTTCAGTTGTTCGGGCATTGGATAGGCTTGTAGATGATGAGCAACTGGCTGAACTAGTTGCTGCACATGGTGCAGTTGTTCCTCTTGTCGGCCTACTGTATGGTCGGAACTATTTACTGCATGAGGCCATTTCCAGAGCTCTAGTCAAGTTAGGAAAAGACAGGCCTGCTTGTAAAATGGAAATGGTGAAAGCTGGAGTGGTTGAAAGCATACTTAGCATCTTACACGAAGCACCCGATTATCTATGTGCAGCGTTTGCAGAATTGTTGCGTATATTGACCAATAATGCTACCATAGCTAAAGGACAATCTGCTGCCAAAGTGGTTGAACCCTTGTTTATGTTGCTGACAAGACAAGAATTTATGCCCGAAGGACTGCATAGCACATTGCAGGTTTTGGTTAATATCTTGGAACATCCACAATGTCGTGCAGACCATACATTGAGTTCTCGCCAAGTTATTGAACCACTTATCCCCTTGCTCGATTCTCCAATACCAGCAGTGCAACAGCTGGCTGCTGAGCTTCTTTCGCATCTACTTGTAGAAGAACACCTTCAGAAGGATCCGGTGACGCAGCAAGTAATTGGTCCCCTTATACGAGTTCTTAGTTCTGGTATACACATATTGCAGCAGAGAGCTGTAAAGGCTCTAGTTAGTATTGCTCTAACATGGCCAAATGAAATTGCCAAAGAGGGTGGTGTTGTTGAAATTTCCAAAGTAATATTGCAAGCCGATCCTTCCATTCCACATGCCTTATGGGAGTCTTCTGCCTCGGTTTTGTCGTGTATTCTGCAATTTAGTTCTGAATTCTACTTGGAAGTGCCTATTGCTGTGTTGGTAAGGTTGCTGCGGTCTGGCTCAGAGAGCACAGTTATTGGTGCATTAAATGCTCTGCTGGTGTTGGAAAGTGATGATGGAACTAGTGCAGTAGCTATGGCTGAAAGTGGTGCCATAGAGGCACTCTTGGAGCTCCTAAGGTCTCATCAGTGTGAGGAAACTGCTGCTAGACTCTTAGAAGTATTGCTGAACAATGTAAAGATCCGAGAAACAAAAGTCACTAAATCAGCCATTGTACCATTATCCCAGTACCTTTTGGATCCACAAACTCAAGCACAACAGGCAAGGTTATTGGCGACTTTAGCTCTTGGGGATCTGTTTCAGAATGAAGGTCTTGCTCGAACAGCTGATGCAGTTTCTGCATGTCGTGCTTTAGTGAATGTTCTCGAAGAACAACCGACAGAAGAAATGAAAGTTGTGGCCATCTGTGCTTTGCAAAATCTTGTGATGTATAGTCGCTCGAATAGGAGAGCTGTTGCAGAGGCTGGTGGTGTTCAGGTTGTATTGGATCTGATAAGTTCAAGTGAGCCAGATACATCCATTCAGGCTGCAATGTTCATTAAACTTCTCTTCTCAAATAATACAATTCAAGAGTATGCTTCCAGTGAAACAGTCAGAGCAATAACTG CTGCTATTGAAAAAGATTTATGGGCCTCTGGTACCGTGAATGAGGAGTACTTGAAAGCCTTAAATTCTCTCTTCAGCAACTTCCCACGACTGAGAGCAACTGAACCAGCAACACTTAGCATCCCCCATCTGGTTACATCCTTAAAGACAGGCTCAGAGGCTTGTCAGGAGGCTGCTTTGGATGCACTTTTTTTACTACGACAAGCTTGGTCGGCATGCCCTGCCGAAGTCTCAAGAGCTCAGTCAATTGCAGCTGCCGATGCTATTCCATTCCTGCAGTACTTGATCCAGTCCGGCCCACCTCGGTTTCAGGAGAAGGCAGAATTTCTGTTGCAGTGTTTGCCGGGGACATTGGTGGTGATCATCAAGCGTGGTAACAATATGAAGCAGTCCGTCGGAAACCCAAGTGTCTACTGTAAACTTACATTGGGAAACACCCCACCCAGGCAAACAAAG GTGGTGTCAACTGGCCCTAATCCAGAATGGGATGAGAGCTTTTCATGGTCCTTTGAGAGTCCTCCAAAAGGCCAGAAGCTTCACATTTCATGCAAAAACAAGAGCAAAGTGGGAAAG AGTAAATTTGGAAAAGTAACAATACAAATTGATCGTGTGGTAATGCTTGGAGCAGTAGCTGGAGAGTATGCTCTATTGCCTCAAAGTAAAAGTGGGCCCCCAAGGAATCTAGAAATAGAATTTCAGTGGTCTAACAAGCCCATTGTTAATGCTGCTGAAGCTGCTGCTGCTGCAGCTGCTGAGTAA